A portion of the uncultured Bacteroides sp. genome contains these proteins:
- a CDS encoding S41 family peptidase: MKKNQWKLLAVLLILASVTFLSSCNDDDPADDEGAVPAATQKVNQFALDVLQDVYLWSSEIPTVNVKTEADPISMVERIKYSADHWTTLTDDVAGLSDNFAGVGTSFGYSLGVYLFSNSKTDCYAVVQFVYPGTPAEKAGLKRGDIIQQMNGANITTSNYTNLFYSSSIVLGMATLSGTVISLNDKTISLTAVDMYQDPVNIYKVIYAGTHRVGYLFYTDYVLKSHDKLLEVFKSFKDAGVTDVVLDLRYNGGGYSLTAQLLSSMLAPKEIVASGDNIYLKQTWNDTYSKYWESKGEDLNEYFKYSFSYEDEEGKSKTLSVKDANLNGINLYVLVSGGTASASEATITGLLPYMSVKTIGGQTAGKYCGGIVFTPDMVYKSPDKALNNWGIYAMVYRYSDKKGETPCMPNGFTPTYEVADDIFGGHLLGDDTEPLLAKALEVITDNVSAKKTRALSFTPKALSGAVNRSGSLNGKMIELPKRFELNK, from the coding sequence ATGAAGAAAAACCAATGGAAATTACTTGCTGTGCTATTAATCTTGGCAAGCGTTACATTTTTAAGCAGCTGTAATGATGATGATCCAGCAGATGATGAAGGTGCTGTTCCTGCAGCGACGCAGAAGGTCAACCAATTTGCACTCGATGTACTACAAGATGTTTATTTATGGAGCTCTGAGATTCCAACAGTTAATGTCAAGACGGAGGCAGATCCGATTTCTATGGTAGAAAGAATTAAATATTCGGCCGACCATTGGACTACTCTGACAGATGACGTTGCTGGTCTGAGTGATAATTTTGCTGGCGTAGGCACTTCTTTTGGTTATTCGCTTGGTGTATATCTTTTCAGCAATTCTAAAACGGATTGTTATGCTGTTGTTCAGTTTGTCTATCCCGGTACTCCGGCAGAGAAGGCCGGATTGAAACGAGGTGATATCATTCAACAGATGAATGGGGCCAATATTACGACAAGCAATTACACTAATCTGTTTTATTCGTCTTCTATTGTTCTTGGTATGGCCACTTTGAGTGGTACTGTTATTAGCCTTAATGATAAAACGATATCTCTAACTGCAGTGGATATGTATCAAGATCCTGTTAATATATATAAGGTAATATATGCAGGTACACATAGAGTCGGCTACTTGTTCTACACGGATTATGTTTTGAAATCACATGATAAATTGCTTGAAGTCTTTAAGTCTTTCAAGGACGCCGGAGTGACTGACGTGGTACTTGACTTACGTTATAACGGAGGAGGGTATTCGCTTACAGCTCAGCTGTTGAGTAGCATGCTTGCACCAAAGGAGATTGTCGCTTCTGGAGATAACATCTACTTGAAACAGACGTGGAATGATACTTATTCTAAATATTGGGAGTCGAAAGGAGAAGATTTGAACGAATATTTTAAGTATAGCTTTAGTTATGAGGATGAGGAAGGGAAAAGCAAAACTCTTTCCGTTAAAGATGCTAACTTGAATGGGATTAATCTGTATGTATTGGTGTCAGGTGGCACTGCATCGGCTTCCGAAGCTACCATTACTGGGCTTTTACCATATATGTCTGTGAAAACCATCGGTGGGCAAACTGCCGGTAAATATTGTGGCGGCATTGTCTTTACGCCAGACATGGTATATAAAAGTCCGGATAAGGCTCTTAACAATTGGGGAATATATGCAATGGTCTATCGATATTCCGATAAGAAGGGCGAAACACCGTGTATGCCTAATGGTTTTACGCCAACATATGAAGTAGCTGATGATATCTTTGGTGGTCATTTGTTGGGTGATGACACTGAACCTCTTTTAGCTAAAGCCTTGGAAGTGATTACCGATAATGTCTCTGCTAAAAAAACAAGAGCTCTCTCTTTTACTCCGAAGGCATTAAGTGGTGCTGTGAACCGTTCAGGATCATTGAATGGAAAAATGATAGAACTTCCTAAACGTTTTGAACTGAATAAATAA
- a CDS encoding DedA family protein has translation MELLHEFWSLFLNLLRDTGGTLDMWVTEYGLWVYAILFIIIFCETGLVVTPFLPGDSLLFLGGAIAVRPDNPLNLYLLIIILIFSAILGDAMNYTIGRLFGEKLFSNPHSKIFKQEYLEKTNHFYERHGGKTIILARFVPIVRTFAPFVAGMSKMSYKHFFSFNVIGSIAWISIFCALGALIGRLEWVEKNLDKVVLLIVFVSILPAIYEIAKAKSKPKSDNK, from the coding sequence ATGGAGTTATTACATGAGTTCTGGAGCTTATTCCTTAATTTACTAAGAGATACAGGTGGCACATTGGACATGTGGGTAACAGAATACGGGTTATGGGTTTATGCCATCTTATTTATAATAATCTTTTGTGAAACGGGTCTGGTTGTAACTCCTTTCCTCCCAGGTGATTCATTATTATTTTTAGGCGGGGCTATAGCAGTACGTCCTGATAATCCGTTGAATCTTTATCTGCTTATCATCATTCTGATATTCTCAGCCATACTTGGAGACGCAATGAACTACACTATCGGCCGCCTTTTTGGAGAAAAACTATTTAGCAATCCACATTCCAAAATATTTAAGCAAGAGTATCTGGAGAAAACAAACCACTTTTATGAGAGACATGGAGGTAAAACAATTATCCTTGCCCGCTTTGTCCCCATCGTCCGTACATTTGCACCGTTTGTAGCGGGTATGAGTAAGATGAGTTACAAGCACTTCTTCTCATTTAATGTGATAGGAAGTATCGCATGGATTTCTATTTTCTGTGCATTAGGAGCACTCATCGGACGGTTAGAGTGGGTAGAAAAGAATTTAGACAAGGTTGTTCTCCTTATTGTCTTTGTTTCCATTCTACCAGCAATATACGAGATTGCAAAGGCCAAGTCTAAACCGAAGTCGGACAATAAATAA
- the murF gene encoding UDP-N-acetylmuramoyl-tripeptide--D-alanyl-D-alanine ligase gives MDISALYQVFLSCCGVTTDSRHCPAGSLFIALKGESFNGNAFAAQALKDGCAYVVIDESQYAVAEDKRFIVVDDCLSTLQQLANFHRRRLATKVIGITGTNGKTTTKELIAAVLLKSHRVLYTQGNLNNHIGVPLTLLQLTSEHDLAVIEMGANHPGEIKTLVHIAEPDYGIITNVGKAHLEGFGSFEGVIKTKGELYDYLREKGDSTIFIHHDNPFLMDIAKGVNLIPYGSDNALYVNGKVTGNSPYLAFEWKAGANGEYHKVETQLIGEYNFSNALAAVTIGRYFGVEPQKIDEALAGYVPQNNRSQLKKTEDNILIIDAYNANPTSMMAALQNFHNMKAEHKMLLLGEMRELGADSINEHQKIVDYINECNFEEVILVGAEFAATKHSYKCYNSVDKVIRTFQENKPKGYTILVKGSNGTKLSKVLNDL, from the coding sequence ATGGATATTTCAGCTCTATACCAAGTTTTCCTAAGCTGCTGCGGTGTAACGACAGATAGCCGTCACTGCCCTGCAGGTTCACTATTCATTGCCCTCAAGGGCGAGTCGTTTAATGGCAATGCCTTTGCTGCTCAAGCTCTCAAGGACGGATGTGCGTACGTAGTAATTGACGAGTCACAATATGCTGTTGCCGAAGATAAGCGATTCATCGTAGTAGATGATTGCTTGAGCACTCTGCAACAATTAGCCAATTTCCATCGCCGCCGACTAGCCACGAAAGTTATTGGCATCACAGGAACAAACGGAAAAACAACTACGAAAGAATTGATCGCTGCTGTATTGCTAAAATCCCATCGCGTACTCTACACTCAAGGTAACCTGAATAATCACATCGGCGTACCGCTAACTCTACTGCAACTTACCTCCGAGCACGACTTAGCTGTTATTGAGATGGGTGCCAATCATCCCGGAGAGATTAAAACTTTAGTTCATATTGCCGAACCTGACTATGGAATCATTACCAATGTAGGTAAAGCACATCTGGAAGGTTTTGGTTCTTTCGAAGGAGTGATAAAGACAAAGGGAGAGTTGTATGACTATCTGCGAGAAAAAGGAGATTCAACTATATTCATTCACCACGACAATCCGTTCCTGATGGATATTGCTAAAGGAGTGAACTTAATCCCTTATGGAAGTGATAATGCTCTTTATGTGAACGGGAAGGTTACAGGAAATTCACCTTACCTTGCTTTTGAATGGAAAGCGGGTGCCAATGGTGAATATCACAAAGTAGAGACACAACTCATCGGTGAATATAACTTTTCAAACGCATTAGCTGCGGTCACCATCGGGAGGTATTTCGGAGTGGAACCTCAGAAAATAGACGAAGCTCTGGCAGGATATGTGCCACAAAACAATCGTTCGCAACTAAAAAAGACTGAAGACAACATCCTTATTATTGATGCATACAATGCAAATCCCACTAGTATGATGGCTGCTCTTCAAAACTTCCACAATATGAAAGCCGAGCACAAGATGCTTCTGTTGGGAGAAATGCGGGAATTGGGTGCCGATAGTATAAACGAACATCAGAAGATAGTAGACTATATTAATGAATGCAACTTTGAAGAAGTGATTCTCGTTGGTGCCGAGTTTGCTGCTACAAAGCACTCTTACAAGTGTTATAACAGTGTAGACAAAGTGATTAGAACATTTCAAGAGAACAAACCTAAAGGATATACGATCTTGGTGAAAGGATCTAACGGGACAAAGCTGAGCAAAGTATTAAATGATTTATAA
- the folP gene encoding dihydropteroate synthase, with protein MMSSFPKYINVNGRLLDLSVPQVMGILNVTPDSFYADSRKQTEAEIATRTQQILDEGASIIDIGAYSSRPNAEHISPEEEMKRLQTGLEIINRNHPGAVISVDTFRADVAEWCVKEYGVAIINDIAAGEMDEHMFDTVAKLNVPYIMMHMQGTPQNMQKAPHYDNLIKEVFLYFARKVEQLRELGMNDIILDPGFGFGKTLEHNYELMGCLDDFRVFELPLLVGVSRKSMITHLLNVPSEEALNGTTALNTIALMKGADILRVHDVKQAVEAVKMVGYVHSFEK; from the coding sequence ATGATGTCATCTTTCCCTAAATATATTAATGTAAATGGACGTTTACTCGATCTATCTGTTCCTCAGGTAATGGGTATTCTCAACGTAACTCCCGATTCGTTCTACGCAGATAGTCGCAAGCAGACTGAAGCCGAAATAGCTACACGCACTCAACAAATACTTGATGAAGGTGCGTCAATCATTGATATCGGGGCCTATTCTTCACGGCCCAATGCCGAACATATTTCTCCTGAAGAAGAGATGAAACGCTTGCAGACGGGACTCGAGATCATTAATCGTAATCATCCGGGCGCAGTGATATCAGTAGATACCTTTCGGGCCGACGTGGCAGAATGGTGTGTGAAAGAATACGGAGTAGCTATTATTAATGACATCGCTGCCGGAGAGATGGACGAACACATGTTCGATACTGTGGCAAAGTTGAATGTACCTTATATAATGATGCATATGCAGGGAACTCCTCAAAATATGCAGAAAGCTCCTCATTATGATAATCTGATAAAAGAGGTGTTCCTTTATTTTGCAAGGAAGGTGGAACAATTGAGAGAGTTGGGAATGAATGACATCATTCTTGATCCCGGCTTTGGCTTTGGGAAAACACTCGAACATAACTATGAACTGATGGGGTGCCTCGACGATTTTAGAGTGTTTGAACTTCCTCTGTTGGTTGGCGTTTCGCGTAAGTCAATGATTACTCACTTGCTTAATGTACCTTCGGAAGAAGCATTAAACGGGACAACTGCTCTTAACACTATCGCACTGATGAAGGGGGCCGATATCTTGCGTGTGCATGATGTGAAGCAGGCGGTAGAAGCGGTTAAAATGGTTGGCTACGTGCATTCTTTCGAGAAATAA
- the cdaA gene encoding diadenylate cyclase CdaA codes for MFFEFGIKDFIDILSVALLLYYTYKLMKASGSINVFTGILVFILIWLVVSQVLEMRLLGSIFDKLVSVGVLALIVLFQDEIRRFLLTLGSHQRASILVRFLMGSKKETLEHDDIMPIVMACISMSKQKIGALIVMEHNIPLDDVLRSGEMINADINQRLIENIFFKNSPLHDGAMIIGKSKIKAAGCILPVSHNLDIPKELGLRHRAAMGVCQHSDAHAIIVSEETGSISVAYRGQFYLRLNAEELESLITKDD; via the coding sequence ATGTTTTTTGAGTTTGGAATAAAAGATTTTATCGACATACTATCCGTTGCTTTGTTGCTGTATTACACATACAAGTTGATGAAGGCGTCGGGTTCCATTAATGTGTTTACAGGCATTCTGGTCTTTATCCTCATCTGGTTAGTGGTGTCTCAAGTACTTGAAATGCGTTTACTGGGCTCCATCTTTGATAAATTGGTAAGTGTAGGTGTGTTGGCCCTCATCGTGCTGTTTCAAGATGAGATTCGTCGCTTTTTGCTAACATTGGGTTCACACCAACGAGCAAGCATACTGGTGCGTTTTCTGATGGGAAGCAAGAAAGAAACCTTAGAACACGATGATATTATGCCTATCGTAATGGCCTGTATCAGCATGAGTAAGCAGAAAATCGGGGCGCTGATTGTGATGGAGCATAATATACCGCTGGATGATGTGTTGCGTTCCGGAGAAATGATCAATGCGGATATTAATCAAAGACTGATTGAAAATATCTTTTTTAAGAATAGCCCGTTGCATGATGGTGCAATGATTATAGGAAAGAGCAAAATAAAGGCAGCGGGATGTATCTTGCCGGTTTCGCATAATTTGGATATTCCTAAGGAACTGGGTTTGCGCCACCGTGCAGCAATGGGAGTTTGCCAACATTCTGATGCGCATGCCATCATTGTCTCCGAAGAGACAGGATCTATCTCGGTGGCATATCGCGGACAATTCTATCTTCGACTGAATGCCGAAGAATTGGAGAGCTTGATTACTAAAGATGATTAA
- a CDS encoding TldD/PmbA family protein: MDRRNFLKTGGMIVLGSVAAPSVLHASLSGPHDLSGVSSALKHFGVSEEDLKKVLAAALEKGGDYADLFFEHTFNNYVGLQDGAVNRCNSSIDFGVGVRVLAGDQSGYAYVENVTVDEMLKAARTAARIATRGKVKSPVNLSVKSIKKNYYSIKTAWEEIILKDKMPFLQRLNDKIFALDKRVHKVSASLTDTTSHILFCNSEGVMYYDYRPMVTFGAVCIMEENGKIENGYAARAYRMGFEFLTDDIVDLIAQEAVARTSILFKAVKPKGGEMPVVMGAGGSGILLHEAIGHAFEADFNRKNISIFSNQLNKKVCSEHINVVDDGTIPFNRGSINVDDEGTEGQKTYIVKSGVLTSYLHDRISAKHYGIASTGNGRRESFRSTPIPRMRATYMEAGNLKEEDIIASVKKGIFVDQFTNGQVQIGAGDFTFFVKSGYLIEDGKLTQPIKDINIIGNGPKALADITMVADNDKIDNGTWTCGKDGQSCPVTCGMPSALVSKLTVGGEN, translated from the coding sequence ATGGATAGACGTAACTTTTTAAAAACCGGAGGTATGATTGTGCTAGGCTCAGTAGCAGCACCATCGGTGCTACATGCAAGCTTGAGTGGACCTCATGATTTGTCGGGTGTTTCTTCCGCCTTGAAGCATTTTGGAGTGAGTGAAGAGGATTTGAAGAAAGTTCTTGCTGCGGCTCTCGAAAAAGGAGGAGATTATGCCGATCTTTTCTTTGAACATACGTTTAATAACTATGTTGGCTTGCAAGATGGAGCAGTGAATCGTTGTAACTCGAGCATAGACTTTGGTGTGGGCGTCAGGGTACTTGCGGGAGATCAAAGTGGTTATGCTTATGTGGAAAACGTTACGGTGGATGAAATGCTAAAAGCTGCTCGTACGGCTGCGCGCATTGCCACAAGAGGTAAAGTAAAATCCCCGGTGAATCTTAGCGTGAAATCGATTAAGAAGAACTATTACTCTATAAAAACGGCATGGGAAGAGATTATCCTAAAAGATAAAATGCCTTTCCTGCAACGTCTCAACGATAAGATTTTTGCTCTTGATAAGAGAGTGCACAAAGTATCGGCTTCGCTCACAGATACCACCTCGCATATTCTATTCTGCAATTCCGAAGGAGTGATGTATTACGACTATCGGCCGATGGTGACTTTTGGGGCTGTCTGTATTATGGAGGAGAACGGAAAGATAGAAAATGGATATGCGGCTCGTGCTTATCGTATGGGCTTCGAGTTTCTGACGGATGATATTGTTGATCTCATTGCGCAGGAAGCGGTAGCGAGGACGTCCATCCTTTTTAAAGCAGTGAAACCCAAAGGAGGTGAAATGCCTGTTGTGATGGGAGCGGGTGGCTCCGGTATTTTGCTTCATGAGGCCATCGGGCATGCCTTTGAGGCTGATTTTAACCGGAAAAACATATCAATTTTCTCCAATCAATTGAATAAGAAGGTATGTAGTGAACATATCAATGTGGTGGATGATGGTACGATTCCTTTCAACAGAGGATCGATAAATGTAGACGATGAAGGTACTGAAGGGCAAAAGACGTATATTGTGAAGAGCGGTGTACTGACAAGTTATTTGCACGATCGTATCAGTGCCAAGCATTACGGAATTGCTTCTACTGGCAACGGACGTCGCGAATCTTTTCGCAGCACTCCTATTCCCCGTATGCGAGCCACTTACATGGAAGCGGGTAATCTAAAAGAAGAAGATATCATTGCTTCCGTAAAGAAAGGTATTTTTGTTGATCAGTTTACCAATGGACAGGTGCAGATTGGTGCAGGCGACTTTACTTTCTTTGTGAAATCAGGATATCTGATAGAGGATGGCAAATTGACACAACCGATCAAAGACATTAATATCATTGGTAATGGACCGAAAGCATTGGCTGATATTACAATGGTGGCTGATAATGATAAGATTGATAATGGTACTTGGACGTGTGGGAAAGACGGACAGTCTTGCCCTGTAACTTGTGGTATGCCTTCTGCATTGGTCAGCAAGCTTACTGTCGGTGGCGAAAATTAA
- a CDS encoding TldD/PmbA family protein produces the protein MISDNNKKLAQWAMDFAQKNGCQAARVSLYSGSNSSFELRDTKIDKLQQASENGLNLTLFVDGRYGSISTNRLDKKELESFIVNGIESTRYLAEDKFRMLPDSSRYYKGGKPDLQLLDSKFESVQPDDKVALAKAIAEEVYGSDKRIISVESSYSDGVDFRYTLASNGFEGETQSSWYSLSASVSVRGEGEARPSSYWYDSSLYFDKLIKEGIGHKALERVLRKLGQQKVKSGKYTMVVDPLNSSRLVSPLLQALYGSALQQKNSFMLNKLGEKIGAEKLTLIDEPHLLQSSGARYFDNEGVATQRMPVFENGVLKTYFIDTYNAKKMNVDPTISQPSLLVMQMGGKDLDGLIAGVDRGILIAGFNGGNCNSSTGDFSYGIEGFLIEKGKLTTPVSEMNVTGNMISLWSSLLETGNDPRLSSSWRIPSLVFEGVDFSGL, from the coding sequence ATGATATCAGATAATAATAAGAAACTGGCACAATGGGCGATGGACTTCGCTCAGAAAAATGGTTGTCAGGCTGCAAGGGTTAGTCTTTACTCTGGTTCCAACAGTTCTTTCGAATTGCGTGATACGAAAATTGATAAACTACAACAAGCTTCTGAAAACGGGCTCAATCTGACTCTCTTTGTTGATGGTCGTTATGGTTCTATCTCAACCAATCGGTTGGATAAGAAGGAACTGGAGTCTTTTATCGTTAATGGCATTGAATCTACTCGCTATTTAGCGGAAGATAAATTTCGGATGCTTCCTGATAGCTCTCGCTATTATAAAGGAGGAAAGCCTGATTTGCAACTCTTAGACTCGAAGTTCGAGTCTGTGCAACCAGATGATAAAGTTGCTTTGGCCAAAGCCATTGCCGAGGAGGTTTATGGTTCGGATAAACGAATTATTTCTGTAGAATCATCTTATAGTGATGGAGTTGATTTTAGATATACGTTGGCCAGTAATGGATTCGAAGGCGAAACGCAAAGCTCTTGGTATTCACTTTCAGCGAGTGTGAGTGTAAGAGGTGAAGGTGAAGCTCGTCCTTCTTCTTATTGGTACGACTCTTCACTCTATTTTGATAAACTGATTAAAGAAGGAATAGGACACAAAGCTTTGGAACGTGTGTTGCGTAAACTCGGACAGCAGAAAGTGAAATCGGGTAAATACACCATGGTTGTTGATCCGCTCAACTCTAGTCGTTTGGTGTCTCCTTTATTGCAGGCGTTATATGGCTCTGCACTTCAGCAAAAGAACTCGTTTATGCTCAATAAGTTGGGCGAAAAAATAGGAGCGGAGAAACTAACATTGATCGATGAGCCACATTTGTTGCAATCGTCCGGTGCTCGTTACTTCGATAACGAAGGTGTTGCTACTCAACGTATGCCGGTCTTTGAAAATGGGGTGTTGAAGACTTACTTCATAGATACCTATAATGCTAAAAAGATGAATGTGGATCCAACAATCAGTCAGCCTTCTTTATTGGTGATGCAAATGGGTGGGAAAGATCTTGATGGATTGATTGCCGGAGTTGATAGAGGCATCTTGATTGCAGGATTCAATGGCGGGAATTGCAATAGTTCCACCGGGGATTTTTCTTATGGTATCGAAGGCTTTTTGATCGAAAAGGGTAAGTTGACCACTCCTGTTTCTGAGATGAACGTAACGGGAAATATGATTAGCTTGTGGTCGTCTTTACTTGAGACAGGTAATGATCCGCGACTTTCTTCTTCTTGGAGAATACCTTCACTCGTGTTTGAAGGAGTTGACTTCAGTGGATTATAA
- a CDS encoding GNAT family N-acetyltransferase, whose product MLKKQIKDLWQLCFNDSEAFIELYFTHRYNNDVNIYIQSGEEIISALQMLPYQMTFCSNEIPTAYISGACTHPDYRGKGVMHELLSQAFARMQSQGVALSTLIPASDYLFDYYQKNGYASIFNYTEENYFTKDIAFSAKGLRIETLTDFREDVYKYVSHKMEERPCCIQHTAGDFNVILADLELANGRLFAALREKSICGVAFCYPDGETLRVNELLADNAEIEEAVLAEAARQWKCDKITVIRPIKQGLEEHHLGMARIIDAKRVLQLFAAAFPQEEMNLELTDDTLAANNGYYYINNGKCMKSEERLPGTHQRMNIEMLALKIFASLQPYMSLMLN is encoded by the coding sequence ATGCTAAAAAAACAAATAAAAGACTTATGGCAACTTTGCTTCAATGACAGCGAAGCTTTTATCGAGCTGTATTTCACTCATCGGTATAATAATGATGTTAACATCTACATCCAAAGCGGTGAAGAAATTATCTCTGCGCTGCAGATGTTGCCCTATCAAATGACCTTTTGCAGTAACGAAATCCCAACGGCATATATTTCGGGAGCTTGTACCCATCCCGATTATAGAGGCAAAGGCGTGATGCACGAATTGCTTTCACAAGCATTTGCCCGTATGCAAAGTCAGGGAGTAGCACTTAGCACCCTGATTCCTGCCAGCGACTATTTATTTGATTATTACCAAAAAAACGGATATGCTTCTATCTTCAATTACACAGAAGAAAACTACTTCACTAAAGATATAGCTTTCAGTGCAAAGGGATTAAGAATAGAAACATTGACTGATTTTAGGGAAGATGTATACAAGTATGTTTCTCACAAGATGGAAGAACGCCCATGCTGCATACAGCATACAGCAGGAGACTTCAACGTAATTCTTGCCGATCTTGAATTAGCAAATGGCCGCCTTTTCGCTGCTCTTCGTGAGAAGAGCATCTGTGGAGTCGCATTTTGCTACCCCGATGGAGAAACACTTCGGGTAAACGAATTGCTGGCGGACAATGCGGAAATAGAAGAAGCAGTATTGGCTGAGGCTGCCAGACAATGGAAGTGCGACAAAATAACAGTCATCCGTCCTATCAAACAAGGACTTGAAGAGCACCACTTGGGTATGGCACGCATTATAGATGCCAAGAGAGTATTGCAACTCTTCGCCGCTGCTTTTCCTCAGGAAGAGATGAATCTTGAACTAACGGATGATACATTAGCAGCGAACAATGGATACTACTACATTAATAATGGGAAGTGTATGAAAAGCGAAGAGCGACTACCCGGTACTCATCAACGGATGAATATTGAAATGTTGGCGCTAAAGATCTTTGCATCACTACAACCGTACATGAGTTTGATGCTCAACTAA
- a CDS encoding DUF2156 domain-containing protein, giving the protein MIVFNDITLQDKATITSFTMNSYRRNCDLSFSNLCSWRFMYNTKFAIVDDFLVFKFRAENKLAYMMPVGQGDLKKVLLDLEEDARQEGEPFCMLGTCSGVCTELEAIMPDQFTFTADRDYADYIYLRSDLATLKGKKFQSKRNHINKFKKEYNHQYIPITPDRIQECIDLEAKWCKMNDCDKKDGTGNERQAIIYALTHFEEIGLTGGMLYVNDNIVAFTFGMPINKETFGVHVEKADTTIDGAYTMINYEFANHIPEQFIYINREEDLGIEGLRKAKLSYQPTIILDKYMACLKYD; this is encoded by the coding sequence ATGATAGTATTTAATGATATTACATTGCAAGACAAAGCTACCATCACCTCATTCACAATGAACAGTTACCGACGCAATTGTGATCTTTCTTTCTCAAATCTATGTAGTTGGAGGTTTATGTACAACACCAAGTTTGCAATAGTCGATGATTTTTTAGTCTTCAAATTTAGAGCCGAAAACAAATTAGCCTACATGATGCCTGTCGGTCAAGGAGATCTTAAAAAAGTGTTATTGGATCTGGAAGAAGACGCCCGCCAAGAGGGAGAACCTTTTTGCATGTTGGGAACCTGTTCGGGAGTATGTACAGAGCTTGAAGCCATTATGCCGGATCAATTCACTTTCACTGCAGACAGAGACTATGCCGATTACATCTATTTGCGTAGTGATTTGGCCACGTTAAAAGGAAAAAAGTTTCAGTCAAAAAGGAACCATATCAATAAATTCAAAAAAGAATATAACCACCAATACATACCAATCACTCCGGATCGTATCCAAGAATGCATTGACCTTGAAGCCAAATGGTGTAAAATGAACGATTGCGACAAGAAGGATGGCACAGGCAATGAGCGACAAGCCATTATTTACGCACTAACGCATTTCGAGGAGATTGGACTTACCGGTGGAATGCTCTATGTCAATGATAACATAGTCGCTTTTACTTTCGGAATGCCCATTAATAAAGAAACATTTGGTGTGCATGTAGAAAAAGCAGACACCACAATAGATGGAGCTTATACCATGATTAATTATGAATTTGCCAATCACATTCCTGAACAGTTCATATACATCAACCGTGAAGAAGATCTTGGCATAGAAGGCTTGAGAAAAGCTAAACTATCTTATCAACCAACCATCATTCTGGATAAATATATGGCTTGCTTGAAATATGACTAA
- a CDS encoding LrgB family protein, giving the protein MSYFENTFFLLAITFGVYFLAKLLQKKTGFILLNPILLAIAAIILFLKVFNISYETYNKGGQLIEFWLKPAVVALGVPLYLQLESIKKQLMPILLSQLAGCIVGIVSVVLIAKLMGASQEVILSLAPKSVTTPIAMEVTKAIGGIPALTAAVVVAVGLLGAIFGFKVLRLFKVDSPIAQGLSMGTAAHAVGTSTAMDVSRKHGAYASLGLTLNGIFTALLTPTILRLLGLL; this is encoded by the coding sequence ATGAGTTACTTCGAAAATACATTTTTTCTTTTGGCTATAACGTTTGGCGTTTACTTCTTAGCTAAACTCCTACAAAAGAAAACCGGATTTATTTTACTAAATCCGATCTTACTGGCTATTGCTGCCATTATCCTCTTTCTAAAAGTATTCAATATTAGTTATGAAACATACAATAAAGGTGGTCAACTCATCGAGTTCTGGCTCAAGCCGGCAGTCGTGGCCTTGGGAGTTCCTTTGTATTTGCAATTAGAAAGCATAAAGAAACAATTAATGCCCATCCTTCTTTCTCAGTTGGCTGGTTGCATCGTTGGGATAGTCTCCGTAGTGTTAATCGCCAAACTAATGGGGGCAAGCCAAGAAGTAATACTATCACTTGCACCAAAATCAGTCACAACACCCATTGCTATGGAAGTGACCAAAGCGATAGGAGGCATACCTGCTCTAACAGCCGCAGTAGTTGTTGCCGTAGGTTTACTTGGCGCTATCTTTGGATTCAAAGTTTTGCGTCTCTTCAAGGTTGACAGTCCCATTGCACAAGGTCTGTCGATGGGAACAGCCGCCCATGCCGTGGGTACATCAACGGCTATGGATGTGAGCCGCAAACATGGTGCTTATGCTAGCTTAGGATTGACATTAAATGGTATCTTTACCGCACTACTAACCCCTACAATCCTCCGCCTTTTAGGCCTACTGTAA